The window TAACCTCTCTTACTAAGTTTTTTATATCACATATGATAGCACCAACTTCAGATCTGTCTAGATTttgtgattgtaacttcttgaTGATATTATGACAGTCTGATGCAACAACAATATGTTGAAGATTTTTTTCCTTCGCAAAAATAACAGCACATCGGACTGCCATAGCTTCAGCCATCTCAGGATCTTTAATCCTATCCATCACCTTGCAAAAGGCCATTTTGAAATCCCCATCGTGATCGCGGATTACTACACCCACGCCAATACGAGATGGATTTTTAAAAAGAGCAGCATCCACATTGAGCATCAACCGACCAATCGGCGGTGGAGTCCATCTAGATACAGAGAAATTAGACTCACACCTTTGATTTTTTGGTTGTGTCACGTGTAACAGAAACATCTCTATGTAAGCTACTGCTCGTTGTGCAATGGATTGGGGATGCATCATATTCTCACCATTTCTAACTGCATTTCTTGACTCCCAAATGTGCCATACTGTGATTGCAAAAACTGTTGCTTCATGATCCTCTGCGGcctctaaaaaataaaaaagccaaTGTCTAATATTAGCAGAAGCATGCATCTTATAATTTATATTGAAACACTTTCGTACTTGGCGCCATATCTCAGAAGCAAATTGACACATAAAAAACACATGTTCCACGGTTTCTTCTCGCCCACAAAAGCAGCACGCATCAAAATCAAGGATATGTCTTTTTTTAAGTTGCGACCCGGTTGGCAGACAGTCATGAGCCATTCTCCATAATACTATTTTCATTTTAGGTGGTGCTTGAATTGCCCATAGACGTTTCCAGGACTTAGAGATTTTACTTTGATCAGATGTTTCACCTCTaccattttcacccaaaaagaCATGGAAGCTTTCTAGCCTTGCTAAAAAGTAAGTTGATTTAACCGTGTAGATACCTGACTTAGTGTGTAGCCAAGCTGGGAAATCCTCACAAGGAGTATGGCACAGAGGTatctgcaaaatcttttcagcatcatcttcattgAAACAAGCTCGAACCATCTCTTCATTCCAGCTGCCAGCTGCTCCATCTATAAGAGAATACACATTTGAATTATCAGATATGGAGACAATTGGTTTAAGCATGCTGGAATCATTAACCCAGTAGTCTCTAGTTATTCGAATTGTTCTCCCATCTCCAACTCTCCATATGATACCCTTCATTAAAAGTTCCTTACCATACATGATGCTGCGCCATGTGAAAGATGAACTTCGGGGCTGAGACGCAtcccaaaaagaacaacaaGGAAAGTAGCGCCCTTTGagcactctcgcacaaagcgaATTAGGAACAGTTAGAATTCTCCAAGCTTGTTTGCCCAACATAGCTTGATTAAAAATTTGCATATCTCGAAACCCCATGCCACCCATGGCTTTAGGGGCGGTCAGCCATTCCCATGAACGCCAGTGCATCTTTTTCTTACCCTCTTCAATGCCCCACCAATGATTCGAGATTGTTGTCCTCATCTTATCACAAATTGCAGCTGGCAGGCGGAAACAGCTCATAACATATATTGGAATTGCTTGAATGACTGATTTAAACATAACCTCCTTACCAGCCCTTGAAAGGGGGCGATCATTCCAGCCTCTTATTTTCCTCCACATACGTTCAGGTAAGAAATTGAAAGTGCTTGTAGGAGATCTCCCCACCCAAGACGGCATGTCCAAATAATTTGCTTGCACAACTACATTACGGACATTGATATATGATTTAATTCTGTCCTTAACTTGTTCCGGACATTTGTCACCAAAGAAAAGTGATGATTTCTGAAAATTAATCCGCTGGCCTGTTCCTTCACTGTACAAGTGCAACACCTCATTAAGAGCTTGAAGGTTCTTCATATCACCTCTAATGAAAAAAATACTATCGTCTACAAAAAGGAGGTGAGATATTGCTGGTCCAGTTCTCCCATTTTTTACACCGTTTATTTTACCTTCAGCTTCTTTTTTCTTCATTAAGCAAGATAGGCCTTCCGCACATAAGAGAAAAAGGTATGGACTGATGGGATCTCCTTGCCTCAATCCCCTTGTTGGAATAAAATGCTCAGAGAGTTCACCATTAACTCGTATGGCATATCGCACCTTTGTCACACATTTCATTACAGTTTGGATCCATCCATCAGCAAAACCCATCTTACTTAAAACTCCCTGAAGATATTTCCATTCGACCCGGTCATAAGCCTTCATCATATCTATTTTCAAAGCAAAGAAAGGGGTGTTGGCCTTTTGTTTACGAATGGTATGCATGCATTCATAAGCAACTAAAACATTATCTGTAATAAGCCTGCCTGGGACAAAAGCACTTTGCTCTTCAGAAATAATAAACGGAAGGAAATTTTTTAGTCTATTAGCAAGGACCTTtgatgcaattttataaagcacaTTGCATAGACTAATTGGACGAAAATTATTCAACCTCTCAGGTTTTGATATTTTAGGAATTAAAACAATAGTTGTGTCACAGAGACCATCTGGGATAGCATCACCTTGTAGAAAATCCCTAACAGCTGTGCAGATATCAGCCTGTAAAAAATCCCAATGGCGTTGGTAAAACAACGCCGGGAAGCCATCAGGACCAGGCGCCTTGGTCGGTCCCATCTGGAACAGAGCTTCACGTATCTCCTCATCTGTA is drawn from Panicum virgatum strain AP13 chromosome 1N, P.virgatum_v5, whole genome shotgun sequence and contains these coding sequences:
- the LOC120657488 gene encoding uncharacterized protein LOC120657488 isoform X3 — its product is MNLLCWNCRGLGTDSTVGELRHLVKRYRPSLLFLSETKMRDTKVRKFMWSLGFHGCFAVSSEGKSGGLALFWVQECIVSLKHYSPNIIDVTIGSEANQLWRASFVYGEPRSKLRHNFWDLLRFVRSQWSGPWLCAGDFNEVLSSDEHLSRGERGEQQMRLFRDCLEDGELSDLGFSGPKYTWNNRQVGSDNVKVRLDRAVANGHFIQLFEDYHVENVITSTSDHYAILVSINRDSQYNDRSSFDNNFKYEAMWARAPDYNDIVEKKWKEDFEGPRNLQSFWSNLSRMATSLKHWSSRTFGSIRKEIKKLERQLAMLRSSSATPAFSVEERRIERKLCDLFECEEIMARQRSRVDWLQAGDRNTSFFHARASARRKTNRISYLLREDGTRCEDREELKDEEIREALFQMGPTKAPGPDGFPALFYQRHWDFLQADICTAVRDFLQDMMKAYDRVEWKYLQGVLSKMGFADGWIQTVMKCVTKVRYAIRVNGELSEHFIPTRGLRQGDPISPYLFLLCAEGLSCLMKKKEAEGKINGVKNGRTGPAISHLLFVDDSIFFIRGDMKNLQALNEVLHLYSEGTGQRINFQKSSLFFGDKCPEQVKDRIKSYINVRNVVVQANYLDMPSWVGRSPTSTFNFLPERMWRKIRGWNDRPLSRAGKEVMFKSVIQAIPIYVMSCFRLPAAICDKMRTTISNHWWGIEEGKKKMHWRSWEWLTAPKAMGGMGFRDMQIFNQAMLGKQAWRILTVPNSLCARVLKGRYFPCCSFWDASQPRSSSFTWRSIMYDGAAGSWNEEMVRACFNEDDAEKILQIPLCHTPCEDFPAWLHTKSEAAEDHEATVFAITVWHIWESRNAVRNVIRDHDGDFKMAFCKVMDRIKDPEMAEAMAVRCAVIFAKEKNLQHIVVASDCHNIIKKLQSQNLDRSEVGAIICDIKNLVREVTFSFMYIRRSCNGAAHVMARLADQFSESVWCNEAPDAIRAILCNDLYSN
- the LOC120657488 gene encoding uncharacterized protein LOC120657488 isoform X2, with amino-acid sequence MNLLCWNCRGLGTDSTVGELRHLVKRYRPSLLFLSETKMRDTKVRKFMWSLGFHGCFAVSSEGKSGGLALFWVQECIVSLKHYSPNIIDVTIGSEANQLWRASFVYGEPRSKLRHNFWDLLRFVRSQWSGPWLCAGDFNEVLSSDEHLSRGERGEQQMRLFRDCLEDGELSDLGFSGPKYTWNNRQVGSDNVKVRLDRAVANGHFIQLFEDYHVENVITSTSDHYAILVSINRDSQYNDRSSFDNNFKYEAMWARAPDYNDIVEKKWKEDFEGPRNLQSFWSNLSRMATSLKHWSSRTFGSIRKEIKKLERQLAMLRSSSATPAFSVEERRIERKLCDLFECEEIMARQRSRVDWLQAGDRNTSFFHARASARRKTNRISYLLREDGTRCEDREELKDEEIREALFQMGPTKAPGPDGFPALFYQRHWDFLQADICTAVRDFLQDMMKAYDRVEWKYLQGVLSKMGFADGWIQTVMKCVTKVRYAIRVNGELSEHFIPTRGLRQGDPISPYLFLLCAEGLSCLMKKKEAEGKINGVKNGRTGPAISHLLFVDDSIFFIRGDMKNLQALNEVLHLYSEGTGQRINFQKSSLFFGDKCPEQVKDRIKSYINVRNVVVQANYLDMPSWVGRSPTSTFNFLPERMWRKIRGWNDRPLSRAAAICDKMRTTISNHWWGIEEGKKKMHWRSWEWLTAPKAMGGMGFRDMQIFNQAMLGKQAWRILTVPNSLCARVLKGRYFPCCSFWDASQPRSSSFTWRSIMYDGAAGSWNEEMVRACFNEDDAEKILQIPLCHTPCEDFPAWLHTKSEAAEDHEATVFAITVWHIWESRNAVRNGENMMHPQSIAQRAVAYIEMFLLHVTQPKNQRCESNFSVSRWTPPPIGRLMLNVDAALFKNPSRIGVGVVIRDHDGDFKMAFCKVMDRIKDPEMAEAMAVRCAVIFAKEKNLQHIVVASDCHNIIKKLQSQNLDRSEVGAIICDIKNLVREVTFSFMYIRRSCNGAAHVMARLADQFSESVWCNEAPDAIRAILCNDLYSN
- the LOC120657488 gene encoding uncharacterized protein LOC120657488 isoform X1, translating into MNLLCWNCRGLGTDSTVGELRHLVKRYRPSLLFLSETKMRDTKVRKFMWSLGFHGCFAVSSEGKSGGLALFWVQECIVSLKHYSPNIIDVTIGSEANQLWRASFVYGEPRSKLRHNFWDLLRFVRSQWSGPWLCAGDFNEVLSSDEHLSRGERGEQQMRLFRDCLEDGELSDLGFSGPKYTWNNRQVGSDNVKVRLDRAVANGHFIQLFEDYHVENVITSTSDHYAILVSINRDSQYNDRSSFDNNFKYEAMWARAPDYNDIVEKKWKEDFEGPRNLQSFWSNLSRMATSLKHWSSRTFGSIRKEIKKLERQLAMLRSSSATPAFSVEERRIERKLCDLFECEEIMARQRSRVDWLQAGDRNTSFFHARASARRKTNRISYLLREDGTRCEDREELKDEEIREALFQMGPTKAPGPDGFPALFYQRHWDFLQADICTAVRDFLQDMMKAYDRVEWKYLQGVLSKMGFADGWIQTVMKCVTKVRYAIRVNGELSEHFIPTRGLRQGDPISPYLFLLCAEGLSCLMKKKEAEGKINGVKNGRTGPAISHLLFVDDSIFFIRGDMKNLQALNEVLHLYSEGTGQRINFQKSSLFFGDKCPEQVKDRIKSYINVRNVVVQANYLDMPSWVGRSPTSTFNFLPERMWRKIRGWNDRPLSRAGKEVMFKSVIQAIPIYVMSCFRLPAAICDKMRTTISNHWWGIEEGKKKMHWRSWEWLTAPKAMGGMGFRDMQIFNQAMLGKQAWRILTVPNSLCARVLKGRYFPCCSFWDASQPRSSSFTWRSIMYDGAAGSWNEEMVRACFNEDDAEKILQIPLCHTPCEDFPAWLHTKSEAAEDHEATVFAITVWHIWESRNAVRNGENMMHPQSIAQRAVAYIEMFLLHVTQPKNQRCESNFSVSRWTPPPIGRLMLNVDAALFKNPSRIGVGVVIRDHDGDFKMAFCKVMDRIKDPEMAEAMAVRCAVIFAKEKNLQHIVVASDCHNIIKKLQSQNLDRSEVGAIICDIKNLVREVTFSFMYIRRSCNGAAHVMARLADQFSESVWCNEAPDAIRAILCNDLYSN
- the LOC120657488 gene encoding uncharacterized protein LOC120657488 isoform X4; protein product: MNLLCWNCRGLGTDSTVGELRHLVKRYRPSLLFLSETKMRDTKVRKFMWSLGFHGCFAVSSEGKSGGLALFWVQECIVSLKHYSPNIIDVTIGSEANQLWRASFVYGEPRSKLRHNFWDLLRFVRSQWSGPWLCAGDFNEVLSSDEHLSRGERGEQQMRLFRDCLEDGELSDLGFSGPKYTWNNRQVGSDNVKVRLDRAVANGHFIQLFEDYHVENVITSTSDHYAILVSINRDSQYNDRSSFDNNFKYEAMWARAPDYNDIVEKKWKEDFEGPRNLQSFWSNLSRMATSLKHWSSRTFGSIRKEIKKLERQLAMLRSSSATPAFSVEERRIERKLCDLFECEEIMARQRSRVDWLQAGDRNTSFFHARASARRKTNRISYLLREDGTRCEDREELKDEEIREALFQMGPTKAPGPDGFPALFYQRHWDFLQADICTAVRDFLQDMMKAYDRVEWKYLQGVLSKMGFADGWIQTVMKCVTKVRYAIRVNGELSEHFIPTRGLRQGDPISPYLFLLCAEGLSCLMKKKEAEGKINGVKNGRTGPAISHLLFVDDSIFFIRGDMKNLQALNEVLHLYSEGTGQRINFQKSSLFFGDKCPEQVKDRIKSYINVRNVVVQANYLDMPSWVGRSPTSTFNFLPERMWRKIRGWNDRPLSRAGKEVMFKSVIQAIPIYVMSCFRLPAAICDKMRTTISNHWWGIEEGKKKMHWRSWEWLTAPKAMGGMGFRDMQIFNQAMLGKQAWRILTVPNSLCARVLKGRYFPCCSFWDASQPRSSSFTWRSIMYDGAAGSWNEEMVRACFNEDDAEKILQIPLCHTPCEDFPAWLHTKSEAAEDHEATVFAITVWHIWESRNAVRNGENMMHPQSIAQRAVAYIEMFLLHVTQPKNQSNPRSRWGFQNGLLQGDG
- the LOC120657488 gene encoding uncharacterized protein LOC120657488 isoform X5; its protein translation is MNLLCWNCRGLGTDSTVGELRHLVKRYRPSLLFLSETKMRDTKVRKFMWSLGFHGCFAVSSEGKSGGLALFWVQECIVSLKHYSPNIIDVTIGSEANQLWRASFVYGEPRSKLRHNFWDLLRFVRSQWSGPWLCAGDFNEVLSSDEHLSRGERGEQQMRLFRDCLEDGELSDLGFSGPKYTWNNRQVGSDNVKVRLDRAVANGHFIQLFEDYHVENVITSTSDHYAILVSINRDSQYNDRSSFDNNFKYEAMWARAPDYNDIVEKKWKEDFEGPRNLQSFWSNLSRMATSLKHWSSRTFGSIRKEIKKLERQLAMLRSSSATPAFSVEERRIERKLCDLFECEEIMARQRSRVDWLQAGDRNTSFFHARASARRKTNRISYLLREDGTRCEDREELKDEEIREALFQMGPTKAPGPDGFPALFYQRHWDFLQADICTAVRDFLQDMMKAYDRVEWKYLQGVLSKMGFADGWIQTVMKCVTKVRYAIRVNGELSEHFIPTRGLRQGDPISPYLFLLCAEGLSCLMKKKEAEGKINGVKNGRTGPAISHLLFVDDSIFFIRGDMKNLQALNEVLHLYSEGTGQRINFQKSSLFFGDKCPEQVKDRIKSYINVRNVVVQANYLDMPSWVGRSPTSTFNFLPERMWRKIRGWNDRPLSRAGKEVMFKSVIQAIPIYVMSCFRLPAAICDKMRTTISNHWWGIEEGKKKMHWRSWEWLTAPKAMGGMGFRDMQIFNQAMLGKQAWRILTVPNSLCARVLKGRYFPCCSFWDASQPRSSSFTWRSIMYDGAAGSWNEEMVRACFNEDDAEKILQIPLCHTPCEDFPAWLHTKSEAAEDHEATVFAITVWHIWESRNAVRNDGLHRRLVG